The Miscanthus floridulus cultivar M001 chromosome 17, ASM1932011v1, whole genome shotgun sequence genome has a window encoding:
- the LOC136518162 gene encoding uncharacterized protein, whose amino-acid sequence MKEALALAGGGRRLSAREEEMLALLAGFPDGGGSGSDRELSFSDLVEAGARPPSADADLGAPSAPRDDRPTAAAAAAAASKQQRQQAARLRARRSGGSRGSCGGGGDGVLLNFYVPGLLTRSMTTPRPSRGPPSPGTVQGAPAKPVRTTAAAGKASRTQTALGIGCWPALWGRGRRTAKACS is encoded by the exons ATGAAGGAGGCACTCGCGCTCGCGGGCGGCGGAAGGCGGCTGTCCGCGCGGGAGGAGGAGATGCTGGCCCTCCTCGCGGGCTTCCCCGACGGAGGCGGCAGCGGCTCCGACCGCGAGCTCTCCTTCTCCGACCTCGTGGAGGCCGGCGCCAGGCCGCCGAGCGCGGACGCGGACCTCGGCGCCCCGTCGGCGCCGCGGGACGATCGCCCGAccgcggccgcggcggcagcTGCGGCGTCgaagcagcagcggcagcaggcGGCGCGGCTGAGGGCGCGGCGGAGCGGCGGCAGTCGGGGGAGCTGCGGCGGAGGCGGCGACGGCGTGCTGCTCAACTTCTACGTGCCGGGGCTTCTCACCAGGAGCATGACCACGCCAAGGCCCAGCCGCGGGCCGCCGTCGCCCGGGACCGTTCAGGGCGCGCCGGCGAAGCCTGTTCgtaccaccgccgccgccggaaaAGCCAGCAG GACACAGACGGCGCTGGGCATCGGTTGCTGGCCGGCGCTGTGGGGACGCGGCCGCCGGACGGCCAAGGCCTGCAGCTGA
- the LOC136519088 gene encoding UDP-glycosyltransferase 87A2-like → MGSMAAPPCHLVAVPYPGRGHVNAMLNLCRLLAARDGVTITVVVTEEWLGLLGAPAALPDLGPRLRFEAIPNVIPSEHGRANDMVGFLEAVYTKMAAPFERLLDRLAPPAPAAIVADVFVPWTVGVGARRGVPVCIMCPISATMFAVQYNFHLLPPAAAGGGASPDVADPCLIENYIPGTKSIRFADLAPTHTNAILLDKILEAHSSVKKAQCVIFTSFQELESDAMDALRQNLPCPVYTVGPCIPFMALQEHKTNPDADGYMAWLDAQPAGSVLYISLGSFLSVSATQFDEIAAGLAESKARFLWVLRDADACSRARGLIRDTDAGRIVPWTDQLRVLCHPSVGGFFTHCGMNSTLEAVYAGVPMLTLPIAFDQPTNSRLVAEVWKTGVGLRDMARADGVVGREEIAAAVERLMRPDTAEVEDMRKRAALLKDAARAASEEGGTSWKDVTSFVNFVSH, encoded by the exons ACCGAGGAGTGGCTCGGCCTCCTCGGCGCCCCGGCGGCGCTGCCGGACCTGGGCCCGCGCCTCCGCTTCGAGGCCATCCCAAACGTGATACCCTCGGAGCACGGCCGCGCCAACGACATGGTCGGCTTCCTGGAGGCCGTGTACACCAAGATGGCGGCGCCGTTCGAGCGGCTTCTGGACAGGCTCGCGCCGCCAGCGCCAGCGGCCATCGTGGCCGACGTGTTCGTGCCGTGGACCGTGGGCGTCGGCGCGCGGAGGGGCGTGCCTGTGTGCATCATGTGCCCGATTAGCGCCACCATGTTCGCCGTGCAGTACAACTTCCACCTGCTGCCAcctgcggcggccggcggcggcgcgtctCCGG ATGTTGCTGATCCTTGTTTGATTGAAAACTACATTCCCGGCACGAAATCAATCAGGTTCGCTGATCTTGCACCCACACACACCAATGCGATACTGCTGGACAAAATCCTTGAAGCCCACTCCTCTGTAAAGAAAGCGCAATGTGTCATCTTCACCAGCTTCCAAGAGCTCGAGAGCGACGCCATGGACGCGCTGAGGCAAAACCTTCCATGCCCAGTGTACACGGTCGGCCCCTGCATCCCCTTCATGGCACTGCAAGAGCACAAGACAAATCCAGACGCTGACGGCTACATGGCGTGGCTGGACGCACAGCCGGCGGGCTCGGTGCTGTACATCTCGCTCGGCAGCTTCCTCTCGGTGTCCGCCACCCAGTTCGACGAGATCGCCGCTGGCCTGGCCGAGAGCAAGGCCAGGTTCCTGTGGGTGCTCCGCGACGCCGACGCGTGCTCCCGCGCGCGAGGCCTGATCCGCGATACCGACGCTGGCCGCATCGTGCCGTGGACGGACCAGCTGAGGGTGCTGTGTCACCCTTCGGTCGGGGGGTTCTTCACCCACTGCGGCATGAACTCGACGCTCGAGGCGGTGTACGCCGGCGTGCCCATGCTCACCCTGCCCATCGCGTTCGACCAGCCGACCAACAGCCGGCTCGTCGCCGAGGTGTGGAAGACTGGGGTCGGCCTCAGGGACATGGCCCGCGCCGACGGCGTCGTCGGTAGAGAGGAGATCGCCGCGGCCGTGGAGAGGCTGATGCGTCCTGACACGGCCGAGGTCGAGGACATGAGGAAGCGAGCGGCGCTGTTGAAGGACGCGGCTCGGGCTGCGTCTGAAGAGGGTGGAACCTCGTGGAAAGATGTCACGTCTTTTGTCAACTTCGTTTCACATTGA